tctctcttttctccttcagcttgTGGAAGAAGATGGCTTGCATCCCTGatcctgctgcctttttcaAACCTCTTTACCTGGTGCATAATGGAGATTTCAAGGTATAAATGGGCTACATAAGCAAGTGAAGAACATGACAAAGCTAAACTAAAAGGCCTGTCATCCTACCCTGGGCAAGGGATTCTCATTAGACAGTGGGAGGGGGAATCTGTCTCAAGGGAATGCCAAACAGGTCCAGGTATAAGGACCAGAGCTCTCCAGTGTCTGTTCTGTGCCACAAAGGCCTTTTGTCTGGTCTGTGCTGCTCATTCCCTGTAGGTGCTATCTCAGTGGATGAGTTGAGCTCGTGTGATATGTGAAGCCTGGGAATCTGAAGGGATACTAGGACAGTAACTGGAATTTTTCCAAAGGTCCAGTTCCATGTGGCTGGCCATCAAGGCCAGGAATCAGACTTCAATGTAGAGCTCAATCTCCCTGTGCAGTGACACAAGCTCAGCATTAAGCCTTGTAGCTCTCTCTGGAGTCACTCATATAGAAATAGATAAGTGTATCATCCTGGAAAGATGGCTTGAGCTTTGGGGGCATGTAACTGCTGGGTGATTGTACAGTGCAGCTGCTTCCATATGAAGGAAGTAACTTTGCTTAATCCTCCCAAATCCTCTTCTTGTTTAACACCAGCCAAACTTGCACATGTGACAATGCAGTTTGCAAAGACTGCAGATTTTGCTGGAGTTATCAGGATACAAAAGTAAAAGAACTCTGAGCATCCATAAATAATGACTGTATTGAGAAGAAGAGCAGCTCACATTGCTGTTATTTATCAAGCTGTGAAAGTGCTGGCATGTGAGTGCAGACATCACTGCCTCTTTCTGAACAAGTTCCTGTTGCTACAGCAGCACTTATCAGAGACacttcagtgtctgctttttGGTTCTGATTTTTCTTAGACCCTCAGGAAGCAGGACACCAGCTGGACCCTAATGATCTTCATGTACTTTCCCACTTCTGCACTGCTGATGTTTGCAATGAGGTTAAGCAAGTAGTCTTGGATGGGTGCCATCCAAGCTGAAACCTGGTGTGACTGTCTcacttccttcctgccttcctctttcatCCCCATTATGGCTTCCCATATCTGCACCAGAAGGGCACTTGCCTCCTCTGGAGAGGCAGGTGGCCCTGATTGCTCTCAGGGGAAGAGGTCAGGACCAGGTAAACTCAGTCCTGAGAGAAGTAATGTCTTAAGACAATGGAGCAGAGGAGATTTGGTGTATTGGAAGGGGACTGTTGGCTGATGCACAAAAGAATGCTGCTCTGGGCAGAGGCTTTCTTTGCAGcatagagaaaattaaaaagccatACAGACCTTTCAGAGCTTATTGTTTTCAATGATGAGTCagttctcctgcagctgcctaTGTCTGGTTATAACAGCATCTCATACCCTGATTTTTGGAGAAGTGAGCAATCTTAGAGTTTGACTTTGCCTCTAAAAGCATAAAAACTTTGGACATTTATGTCAATAGTCAAATCTTATGATACTGACCTCTTTCTCCCTGTATGTCTTTTTATGCAGCAGTGGGTTGGTGGATCCCATACAAAAATGACCCTTGATTTCTTTGAATATGGAATAGTCCTTCCAGAAATCTTAGAAGTTTACACCATGTGTCCTTCCAACAGCACCccacaggaggagctgggtgaACTGAGAAAAGATGTGCCCTGCAAGCCCTGTGTGTCTTGCCTGGCTGCCCCAGGTCAGGACAGGCAGTCCCTGCTGTCtggtgtgagcagcagcagtggggcaCAGGAACATCCATACCGGCACTTGTCCATTGATACTGTGACTGTGGTTGATGAGTTCACACCTTGTAGCTGCCAGTGCAACTGTAACCCCGTGTACAGGGGACACCAGCTTGCCAGCCAGGAGCACAGTTGTGCTAGAGAAACAGGTTACCCCAAGATTAACATTGATGATGAAGACAGAAAGATATCCAGTGACTTGCATCTGGCTGACCTGAGCACACAGGACAAAATCCTTGCCTCAGGGTCTGTGTCCACAGGCCCCCTGGGGAGTTCACATGTCCCAGACCACCAACAAATAGAAAGAGCTTTGGGAGGAGGCATGAGGAACATCCTAGAAGCCCTTTGCTTGCAGCCTGATCAGTGGGATTTGGAAAATCAAACTTCTCTACCTTCTACTGCTGGTGAAAGTGTTTCCTACAGCGAAGTCTCCTGTGACTTCTTTTCTCATATCACAAAGCCTGGTGACAATTATCCTACAATCTGTGTAGATTTAGACACTATTGACAGTGGCTTTGTAGACTCAGACTGTGGGAGTCCAGTTGACTGTGAATTTGAGGAGAGCAATCAGACCAACTGTGGGTCCAACCCTCTTGagcaggagggggaagaggacAATCCACGGAGTTACATCAAGCAGTGGGTGTCCTGTTGCTCTGACTGCCCACTCAGTGGGACACAGACAAGCTAAGGGCATGATGTTGCCTTGCAGAGTGCAGGGCCTTTCCACACTGTACCAGGAGCAGTGTTagcaaaattcagaaaagaaacaaagtttaCTTTGTGCAAGCTCCATTGCATACAACTGAAAGCTGTTAGATCCATAGAAATATATGCCTATTTCTATTGCCATTTATCCTGTTAATATCTTAAACACGATGtgatggttttttcttttgttttgttttgtttttttaagagtcCTAGGTTAACCCCCCTTATAACAGCACAAAAAGCAActgttcctttaaaaattacCCTTTAGCTTACGTAgaagtgcaatttttttttttcggcAGTAAGCTTACAGAGAGTGAAAAACTTTAAATCCTGGTATTCTCACATGACTTGAGAGTTTGTATGTAATTGTAATCTTAGAACCATAACCCGTGGCGAGCATGTTTGTTATGTTAAATTCCCCTACCCTTTCCAAACAACACAGGTAGTGTTACTTTTCCTGCTAATATTCTTGGCTGTCTAAACCCAGCTTTCAATATTAGTTAATTACAGAGGGACCAGGCCCTGTCCATGGGGTATGATCAAAACCAATTCTCATTTAGTTATCACAGAATTATGTGCccaaaagacaaaacacaacTGAGGTTTCAGAAAGGCTTTGCCTTTCcaggtgaaggaaatgcaatgaaagcaaacaaaagtcTTCAGGATATGTACAATTCCAGACTAACTCTGCTACCAGGGCTTTCTACTGAACCAGCACCTCTCCCAGTATTTTCCAAGCACATTAACAGGAACATTGAGCAACTTTTAGGATTATAttgaaatttcagaaatgtgGTCCTCTGTGGGTGTGCCTGCAACTCCAACTTCCACCTGGGACCTGGTCTGCTGCAGTAAACAGGTCAGTAGCACAAAGTCTGAGCCCAAGTTTGAGCAATTTCTGCTAGAAAATAAAGCCAACCATGAAACTGCTGTTTCTACTGTAACTATAACTCCATTTCCCTCTGACATCTCCCTGTCTCTGTTGAGGTAGTTGGCTTTCAGAGTTACTGTAATGCTGATGTAGGACTGGCCTAATGGCTACACCAATGGCTGCCAACCggtggaggccagtgacaagtggagtccctcagggatcagtgttgggaccGGTCTTGTTTAACATCTCTGTTGGTGACATGAatggtggcattgagtgcaccctcagcaaggtCACTGCTGACCCCAAGCTGCATGGTGTGGCTGAcatgctgaagggaagggatgccatccagggGGACCTGGAGAGGTGGGCTCATGCCAAcatcatgaagttcagcaagaccaagtgcaaggtcctgcatctgggttcAGACAATCCCAAGCAATGATCCAGGCTGGGCAGTgcctggcttgagagcagccctggggaaaatgacttgggggtgctggtgcatgagaagttcaacatgagcagtcagtgtacacttgcagcccagaaatccagatccttggctgcatcaagagaagcatggccagcaggtcgagggaggggattctgcccctctactctcTTCTTGTGACCCACCTGGGgtcctgcatccagttctggagccccttgtacaggagggacatggaggtgctggagcatgtccagagaagggacacgaggatgctcagagggctggagcagctctgctgtgaagacactgagagagttggggttgtccagtctggagaaggctctgaggagacctcactgtggccttccagtatctgaagggggctacaagaaagctggggagtgACTTTTTCAGATGTCAGGTAGGgacaggacatgggggaatggattcaaactgtAGAAAGGGAAActtagattggaagttaggaagaagttcttcaccatgagggtggtgagacacaggaacaggttgcccagagaggtggtggaagccccatccctgggagtttggaaggccaggctggacagggctctgagcaacctgatctggtgggaggtgtccctgcccatggcaaggggttggaactagatgatcttatAGGTCCCCTCCAATgctgaaaattctatgattctatgtagaATGTGGAGACCTACATCTTATGTAGCAAAGTGCTACCAACTCAACTTCTGGAGCTGCTTGGCTCCAGAACATCTTATAGTGGGAGAACCTTTGTTATATGTTTCCAGTTTCCAAAACCAGTTATAATCTGGTTTTGCTGTGATACCAATACATTGTGATACCAATACATTCTTGTCCCTCTCCCTCATTTCTTTTACCCAAGACTTCGGCCAGCTCTCCGGCCCCCTAAATAAGAGGAAGCACTGTAATGAAGAGAAGCTATTTCTTTCACAGATGATTCCTGGGATAATTTTTCTATGTATCTACATCCCTTGTTTGACTGTTCAGATCAGCCACAGTCCCTCCTATGCTGATTTTGAACCTACAGGGCTTAACTTTGCCCATGTTCTTACTACCTTAATACTCTCCTAGCTCAGAGTCTTCCTGAGCACTGCTCCAAGCACTCAGATATTTTTTGTTCCTTCcgtctttattttccttttttcttatgaTCTTCTGTAGGAAGCTGTGGGAGGCATTATCCTATTGTGTTTATCCTTCCTCCCAGTGCTGCGTGCCCTCCCCAAGGCAGCAGAGGATCAAGGCAGCTTAGCCTCCCTGCTGATGATAAGAGCCTGTCCCAGTACAGCTGTAGTAGCTCTGTGGTGAcctgcagcactgtgctgagGAGGTGCAGAGATACAACATGGATGCAACTTTTACCTGCAGGAGATGGgatgttttctgctgcagcaggagtaCTGCAGGCATCTGGACAGTTCTGGGGCAGCATGTATTATTTGAATGCTTCTTGTGTTTTAGGGGCTTTCTGTTCAGGACTGTTGTGACTATGATAAGTGTAATATGCATTTAAATGGCTACCCCGGGGCTTTAAAGGATTCTTAGTTTGTAGGGAAGGTCCAAAACAGGTATTGGGAGGAGCACCATAACTCAgtctgaaaatgtttgtttccatttctgcaTGACCTCCATCTTCCTGTCTCTTGGACCCTAAAGCTTACACTGGTAGTAGACTGTTGTTCAGTCTGTGCTTTGtctgcttctctctttcctttccctggtgCTAGACCTGTGTACATGACTCACTTTGTGGATCCTGACTGTAACACTACCACTGCAGCATTGCATCTGGGTATGGAAGATCTATTCCTTATACAGTCCAGGATTTGAACATGGAAGCACTGCAATGCTTGTTGCCTTTGCTTCCAGAGTTGCCCCTTTGAGCACAGTGCCGCAATAGGCTGTGGAATGGTACAGGACAGGGGAGTTTAGGGGTACCTCAGGCACCTGACCCCAGTTGGGAAGAGGCCTTGAGGCCTTGGATGGAAGCAGTCTTGCCTCACATTCGTACAAGGCTAGGAAATGGCTTGAGGTCACTTAGACAGCTcttctgctggctttttttatataaatgttgCAAAAAGGTACTTTTATATTCAGAACATTACTTGTCCTTTTAAATGTTAACCCTTTAACAGATATCCCTCAGTTTCTCCATTACTAATGAGTAATTGAAGATGCAGCAACTTTTTAGCTCAATCTGATAATCTGAGCACTTTTTCATTGGTTCTTAAGATTATCTTTAAAATCAGGTACAGTAAGATCTGCTTTATTATGCCACTGCTGCTACAGACTGCTCATCAAACCACACAGCCTAAACCATGAAGGCACAGTACCAGCGTGAAAAGTGAACTTTCCCTTGAGCTGGTAAGACAGTTTAACATATTTCTGGTAAATCGTGATAGGGTATATCTAGTGAGCTAAGATactgagaaataatttctttacctAAATGTGGAATTCTGTATTGGTTTTAGTACTAGGAACCTGGAACAATAAAACCACAAGAAGAGTCTTTGTGCTTTTGTTCTGTTAAATTCTTGAGCACCTAACCACAGTATTGCCTTTATTCTGATACAGAAAGAAGTACTGAAGAAGTTCTGTGCTAGAAAGAAGTACTATCTTGAACAAAAGATTTTTAGGTACTCCTCTCTGACTGAAACagacaaatgcaaaatgaatgCAGCCAAAGTAGCCCTCAGTGTTTGGgacttcacagaaaaaacatgCTTGTTtaatgtgtatgtatatgtatataatagATGTGTGTATGACTATCACTTTATTGCAGTAGTCATCCTTTGTAGCAGCTTGTTTTCAGCCTCTGGGATCTAGTTCTGTCAAATCTAAAAGAACATATCTATTTGTGACCATCTCATTGTGGAAAAATGTCCCTcaaaaaaagaagggaataaAAGACTCGCTATATGGGGTTCTCTCTGATAAAATGCACAGATGAGGAAATCTTACTACACCTTATTCTCCATCAGTTTGCATACTGAAACATGTGATTCTGTTATGCACACTTCACATGCTTCTGTCAAGCCTAGATATTTGGGAGGTGGATAATGTATGATTAATTTTTGTTACAGAACCAACTCAGCAATGTTGCAGAAACTGTCTGTtagaacaacagaaaacatcaaGCAGACTGGCTAGGAAATTGATTTGTCTTCCAGTCCCTTAGCTGCTGTAACAGTGTCCTTGATGCTAGCACTGGGCAAAGGACATGCCAACGACatagatttttaatatttttaattttttttttaagatacctAACCAAGATTTATAGCCTACAGTTTATCAAATTGCTAGCAATTGCCTGGAAATATTCTGCCCTGGTTTAGTTATCGTGACCTATGTTTGTGTGCCTGAACAAGTTCTTGTAAGCACAAGTATAATTCCACTTAATGCAACTCTGTCTCTCTCATAATTAGTAAGTTTTACTGTATTTATCACAGGGATCAAATGCAACCCTGATTAGAATGATAAGTAGGAAAGACTTTGTGCCTCCCAGCCTCGCTCAGCTAAAATCAGTTAATGGTAACACTTCCTTTTGACAACCCCCACTCTGAAGAAGTCCTGCAGCAAACAGGatatttaccaaaaaaaccccaaaacaaaccagaaatggTGAAATGGAGATGAGAAAGATTACTTTTGATCAGCTTCTGAAATACTGTAACAATTTTACTATTTGATGCAGAAAAGGGACACCATAAGTGGGCATATTTACAGGAAAGAGAATGATATGTGGATGCTGCTCCCTAGTTTTGTGAGATCTGGGACTGGAAAGATGCTCTTGGTCATAAGCAATGCCAAAAAatgcaggaagaaggaaagctgGAACACCTTCCTGATCATGATCAAATGTCAGGGATTAAAGgcttcctttcagggagctgatGCTTTAGATTACTGCCATGAGGAGAACAGTTTCTGTAGAAGAAACTCTACATCTGAGTTGGTGCCCTGTCAGATGGAGTCTGACCATACACCTAAGCTTCAACCTGCTGGTACAAATACTGGCAAAACTACCTCTAACAATTGTTCTGTTTTTAGATAGATACTGTCTGGCATGGGAGGACATGTATGGCAGCTGGGCCTCCAGCTGTGTGTTAttgctgtgctgctctttggtgaaggaagagggagaggtaAGAGGAGGTCCGGAGTAGATCCAGCGTGGGAAGAGAGGCATGTACATGTGCTCCTTTTTGGTTCACAGACCCCCTAGAGTACGTAACAGAAGATTTTGTGGCTGCCCTTTCCCGGGCCCCAGGAGCTGATACAGCTGGCTGGGGAACTGCTGGGCAGCAGAAAAACCACAGCCACTGCACCAGGTCCCTGCCCTGACATCTTATACTCATCTCATGCAGAGAAGTGCGCTGCAAGAGGGGGAGAACCTCATGAGGGAGGATAGATGAGGTGCCAGTAGAGGAAGCACTAGAAACTAATGAGTCTGATGTACCGAGCCAGGCCTCATCAGGTGTCACATGAATGCAGCTCTGgtctccttcctctgcagaaTTCCCTGGCAGCCTGAGCTGCCTCAATAACTACGTGACTACTGTCAGCTGCACGTGGGCAACAGAGGAGCCTGTGGGCGATGGACCTTTCTACCTGCATTTCACCAAGTAAGAGCTGCAAAGCCAGAGGTGCCAGTGTCAGCCCCAGTCCTGGCATGGACAGGACAGTGCCAGGGAGCAGAAGGGGCAGCCTCAGACTGTGCTGTCCCCACAGCAGGAGACCTGTggcacagccacctctgctgccccagcacGCCAGACCGgggctgctgcagaagctgctccCTTTGCACCCTTCTGTGGGTCCATGGCCTTGGGGGttccagcacacacagctccGTGATGTCCTGCCGGCTCAGGGCAGTCCATCTGCCCGTCCAGTGTCCCCTTGGGCAGGGCCCTGAGTGCAGACCCTACCCAtcccagcctctgctccccATGGCCTAAGGACCTTCAGAGCCCATGAAGATTCctaattaatttctaattgCTTCTCAGTTTGTTGCATAGAACTAAACCCATGTGGTTCAATCCAAATtagttcatatatatatatatgtatgtgaaCAATATATATACCAAAGGATTTTGAAAGTCTGGTGAGTTATAAGCTTTAATGACAGTTTTAGAATATTATGTGAATAGCTTTTCCTCTAACAGAAGAAATCAGGTGAGTAGTTTGCTAGGCAATATGTTAATAAGCATTGTGACATGTTAATTTGAGATGAATGTGTGTAGATTATGTTATAATGTTGTTTTGACTACCAATAACTGCTGAACTAATACATGAGGGTAAGCCACTCTGACATGTATTCTAGCCTCATATATTCTGCTAATGTTAAGTAAAAAATGGTCTAACTCTTAATGATACTGGTTTTTAAATCTATGGAAAAATGCCAAGCTGACAAGCTGTGGTATCCTACTTTATTGTGGGGTCACatgcaacattaaaaaaatcactgatcAATTGCTACATCAGATAGTTTAATAATAGAGGACCGTTCTTTGGAGCTTACTCCCCAAGATTATGTTTTCTGTCATCCTGTTATGCTGTGCTGAAGCTTGTGAATAGTGAAAGAAACCccaccaaacaacaaaccaaccgTAGACATGTTTTCCTGTCAATACTGGTGA
The Calypte anna isolate BGI_N300 chromosome 14, bCalAnn1_v1.p, whole genome shotgun sequence DNA segment above includes these coding regions:
- the IL21R gene encoding interleukin-21 receptor, with the protein product MGHLLPTCMEGAASSTSSAGHPVRTNMRKKLWLQSIAFFLLFQYTTCCENLTCFVDYVKTLSCILRNDLGSSSYDLTATWFHEEDPENTMAACSLLELSRNTSHTQYMCTVDMTVLLADIKVQVDVAERAGRQHVISKDFYMAEKIKPQPPFSLTAVFSEGYNISWETIYQNFPYYFLNEELEYQLRYKRRTDTWETQKTKAIHEDKRTLVILPWELQANTEYEFQVRARPREDTSFHGFWSEWSSVLTLKTSPAAVTQAAGVSWLLLFGGVVAVTVSITIFLAKQQSLWKKMACIPDPAAFFKPLYLVHNGDFKQWVGGSHTKMTLDFFEYGIVLPEILEVYTMCPSNSTPQEELGELRKDVPCKPCVSCLAAPGQDRQSLLSGVSSSSGAQEHPYRHLSIDTVTVVDEFTPCSCQCNCNPVYRGHQLASQEHSCARETGYPKINIDDEDRKISSDLHLADLSTQDKILASGSVSTGPLGSSHVPDHQQIERALGGGMRNILEALCLQPDQWDLENQTSLPSTAGESVSYSEVSCDFFSHITKPGDNYPTICVDLDTIDSGFVDSDCGSPVDCEFEESNQTNCGSNPLEQEGEEDNPRSYIKQWVSCCSDCPLSGTQTS